The Micromonospora sp. NBC_01740 genome includes a window with the following:
- a CDS encoding non-ribosomal peptide synthetase, protein MRAGDTGSAAAVPVSDGPTCRCTATTAAAAGRAYDDRPFLAVPGMVEERVDRHPHRRAVSFRGRSLTYRELDDLANGVAAALTGRGVRRGDVVPVLIADGLELPVVDLALMKLGAAFVPVDPGWPADRLHASLREVRPRLAVVRGTGPRPDTGDVPCLPVDLDEITPTRRRPGVPIGPADLIYGIFTSGTTGTPKCALNRHDGIANRLRFMTRHFAATGDEVVLQNSRHTFDSSVWQMFWPLTTGGRTVVPVEGGFLDVERTIRTIADETVTMTDFVPSVLGALVSVLDRDPAARRAVASLRNVIVGGEEIDPWAVHRLVELVPGVAVTNGYGPTEASIGMIFHTVARSDGDVIPIGRPIDNCYAAVVDDELRPLPPGETGEIVIGGVCLGEGYLGDPARTAEVFVPNPLPDIPGARLYRTGDLGRIAPDGRLHFAGRRDHQLKVNGVRIEAGEIETAATRLAGVRQAKVLLAREHRGKSLALFLAADPEVTEPQVRAHLRLLLPRTHVPRHVVVRDALPLTGNGKVDRQALEAWLDRTFADRTRPSAAPAEARTLPERVLGVFRTVLGRPDLDPDTDFLDAGGDSLQALDAVTALGADQSLRVGVQDLFTHRSAARLARALAVRLRTADPTETEDELVERDAKIPADLPVRPVGRRRAPRTVLVTGATGFVGARLVHELLATTDVRVLCLARAADDAEATARVVRALAERGLWRPGHGPRLHGYAADLGSPALGLTPQAWDRLAHDCDLVLHAGALVNFLFDYRAHRAANVLGTAELLRLCLTGRPKPLHHVSTLGVLDSEAARHPQPLPETYDPALAVPPTSGYSRSKWVAERYLDDARRRGATVTVLRLGEVMPAADDGHPNPRALTHLLLAACHRLRMRPDAPVRSDWTPVDWAARRIVATVVDPRQWGGTLHVLHPVSVDFTDLPLGGADALPRVSCARFLAGLREAAGEGDRDAAVLLALFPPGAGADEERLRAVFATLLTDNPRLFRRDGCAELERRRGFTDHRLGPSVGAYRAWLGAHEGREADRLLLPAGPG, encoded by the coding sequence ATGAGGGCGGGCGACACCGGATCCGCGGCGGCGGTTCCCGTCTCCGACGGGCCCACCTGCCGGTGCACCGCCACCACTGCGGCGGCCGCCGGGAGGGCGTACGACGACCGGCCCTTCCTGGCCGTGCCCGGCATGGTCGAGGAGCGCGTCGACCGGCACCCGCACCGCCGGGCGGTGTCGTTCCGGGGCCGTTCGCTGACGTACCGCGAACTCGACGACCTGGCCAACGGCGTGGCCGCCGCCCTCACCGGGCGGGGCGTCCGGCGGGGCGACGTGGTGCCCGTTCTGATCGCCGACGGGCTCGAACTGCCCGTCGTCGACCTGGCGCTGATGAAGCTCGGCGCGGCCTTCGTGCCCGTCGATCCCGGCTGGCCGGCGGACCGGCTGCACGCCTCGCTGCGGGAGGTGCGGCCCCGGCTCGCGGTGGTACGCGGCACCGGCCCGCGTCCCGACACCGGCGACGTCCCCTGCCTGCCCGTCGACCTCGACGAGATCACCCCGACCCGCCGCCGGCCCGGCGTGCCGATCGGCCCGGCCGACCTGATCTACGGCATCTTCACCTCCGGCACCACCGGCACCCCGAAGTGCGCACTGAACCGGCACGACGGGATCGCCAACCGGCTGCGGTTCATGACGCGACACTTCGCGGCGACCGGCGACGAGGTGGTGCTCCAGAACAGCCGGCACACCTTCGACTCGTCGGTGTGGCAGATGTTCTGGCCGCTGACCACCGGAGGCCGCACGGTGGTGCCGGTCGAGGGCGGGTTCCTCGACGTTGAGCGGACCATCCGGACCATCGCCGACGAGACCGTCACGATGACCGACTTCGTGCCGAGCGTGCTCGGCGCGCTGGTGTCGGTCCTGGACCGGGACCCGGCGGCCCGCCGCGCCGTCGCCTCGCTGCGCAACGTGATCGTCGGCGGCGAGGAGATCGACCCCTGGGCGGTGCACCGGCTGGTCGAGTTGGTGCCGGGCGTGGCGGTCACCAACGGCTACGGCCCGACCGAGGCGTCGATCGGAATGATCTTCCACACCGTCGCCCGCAGCGACGGTGACGTCATCCCCATCGGCCGGCCCATCGACAACTGCTACGCCGCCGTCGTGGACGACGAGCTGCGCCCCCTGCCGCCGGGCGAGACCGGCGAGATCGTCATCGGCGGCGTGTGCCTGGGCGAGGGATACCTCGGCGACCCGGCCCGCACCGCCGAGGTGTTCGTGCCCAACCCGCTCCCCGACATCCCGGGTGCCCGGCTCTACCGCACCGGCGACCTCGGCCGGATCGCCCCCGACGGCCGGCTGCACTTCGCCGGCCGCCGCGACCACCAGCTCAAGGTCAACGGCGTCCGGATCGAGGCGGGTGAGATCGAGACCGCCGCCACCCGGCTGGCCGGCGTACGGCAGGCGAAGGTCCTGCTCGCCCGCGAGCACCGGGGGAAGTCGCTGGCCCTCTTCCTCGCCGCCGACCCCGAGGTCACCGAGCCGCAGGTGCGGGCGCACCTGCGGCTGCTGCTGCCCCGGACCCACGTGCCCCGGCACGTCGTCGTGCGCGACGCGCTGCCGCTGACCGGCAACGGCAAGGTCGACCGGCAGGCGCTGGAGGCATGGCTGGACCGCACGTTCGCCGACCGGACCCGTCCGTCGGCCGCGCCCGCCGAGGCGCGGACGCTGCCCGAGCGGGTGCTGGGGGTGTTCCGGACGGTCCTCGGCCGGCCCGACCTCGACCCCGACACCGACTTCCTCGACGCCGGGGGCGACTCGCTCCAGGCCCTCGACGCGGTCACCGCCCTCGGCGCGGACCAGAGCCTGCGCGTCGGCGTGCAGGACCTGTTCACCCACCGCAGCGCCGCCCGGCTCGCCCGGGCGCTCGCCGTACGGCTGCGCACGGCCGATCCCACCGAGACCGAGGACGAGCTGGTGGAGCGGGACGCGAAGATCCCGGCCGACCTGCCCGTACGCCCCGTCGGCCGGCGCCGGGCGCCGCGTACGGTCCTGGTAACCGGCGCCACCGGCTTCGTCGGCGCGCGCCTGGTGCACGAGCTGCTCGCCACCACCGACGTCCGGGTGCTCTGCCTGGCCCGCGCGGCCGACGACGCCGAGGCCACCGCCCGCGTCGTGCGCGCGCTGGCCGAGCGGGGCCTGTGGCGGCCCGGCCACGGCCCGCGCCTGCACGGGTACGCGGCCGACCTCGGCAGCCCGGCCCTCGGCCTGACCCCGCAGGCGTGGGACCGGCTGGCCCACGACTGCGACCTCGTGCTGCACGCCGGGGCGCTTGTCAACTTCCTGTTCGACTACCGGGCCCACCGCGCAGCGAACGTCCTCGGCACCGCCGAGCTGCTGCGGCTGTGCCTGACGGGACGGCCGAAGCCGCTGCACCACGTCTCCACCCTCGGCGTCCTCGACAGCGAGGCCGCCCGCCATCCGCAGCCGCTGCCCGAGACGTACGACCCGGCCCTCGCCGTCCCGCCGACGAGCGGCTACAGCCGGTCGAAGTGGGTGGCGGAGCGGTACCTCGACGACGCCCGGCGGCGCGGCGCGACCGTCACGGTGCTGCGCCTCGGCGAGGTGATGCCCGCGGCCGACGACGGCCACCCCAATCCCCGGGCCCTGACCCACCTGCTGCTGGCGGCCTGCCACCGGCTGCGGATGCGGCCCGACGCGCCCGTGCGCTCCGACTGGACGCCGGTGGACTGGGCCGCCCGGCGGATCGTCGCCACGGTCGTCGACCCCCGCCAGTGGGGCGGCACGCTGCACGTCCTGCACCCGGTGAGCGTCGACTTCACCGACCTGCCGCTGGGCGGCGCGGACGCCCTGCCCCGGGTGAGCTGCGCGCGGTTCCTGGCGGGGCTGCGCGAGGCGGCCGGCGAGGGCGACCGCGACGCCGCCGTGCTGCTGGCCCTCTTCCCGCCCGGCGCGGGCGCCGACGAGGAGCGGCTGCGCGCGGTCTTCGCGACGCTGCTCACCGACAACCCCCGGCTCTTCCGGCGCGACGGCTGCGCCGAGTTGGAACGCCGCCGGGGCTTCACCGACCACCGGCTCGGCCCGTCCGTCGGCGCCTACCGCGCCTGGCTGGGCGCGCACGAGGGGCGGGAGGCCGACCGGCTGCTGCTGCCGGCGGGACCAGGGTGA
- a CDS encoding fatty acid--CoA ligase, producing the protein MTVQLRTLVDVARRHAVQQPDAVAIICEGRRVDYATLHRVSNQVARGLQAAGLRPGDRVAYLGRESEHFYDLLFGAAKAGVVFVPINWRLAAGEVEHILRDSGAALLFVDADSTPVAEKLAPELPMLRQVVALDDGGVARAGFAAWVSAQPDANVLAKVTSDTPLAQMYTSGTTGLPKGVVLAHRSFFAVRDGLASENLDWLDLRESDVSLLCNGGFHIGGLSWAAMGFAAGATNVLMREFNTAGAVGLIRSLRVTTILAVPSMLRLLLAEPGVTKADFASLRKIVYGSAPISTALLARCIEGFGCEFAQIYGLTETGNSAVCLPPADHTPDGGKMQSAGLPYPGFEVKIVDDKGDPLPAGEVGEVWLRSPGVMVEYWNLPEATAKTLVDGWVVTGDAGLLDEDGYLYIRDRIKDMIIVSGENVYPVEVENVISRHPLVAESAVVGVPDERWGEAVYAFVVPVEGQQLTERDLALHLRGQLAGFKQPLHYEFIDRVPRNPSGKILRRELRERFWQGHDRRVS; encoded by the coding sequence GTGACCGTTCAGTTGCGCACGCTCGTCGACGTGGCGCGCCGGCACGCCGTCCAGCAGCCGGACGCCGTCGCGATCATCTGCGAGGGCCGGCGCGTCGACTACGCCACCCTGCACCGCGTCAGCAACCAGGTGGCACGCGGCCTCCAGGCGGCGGGCCTGCGCCCCGGTGACCGCGTCGCCTACCTGGGCAGGGAGTCCGAGCACTTCTACGACCTGCTCTTCGGCGCCGCGAAGGCCGGCGTGGTGTTCGTGCCGATCAACTGGCGGCTGGCCGCCGGCGAGGTCGAGCACATCCTGCGCGACTCGGGCGCCGCCCTGCTCTTCGTCGACGCCGACTCGACCCCGGTCGCCGAGAAGCTGGCGCCGGAGCTGCCGATGCTGCGACAGGTGGTCGCGCTGGACGACGGCGGCGTGGCCCGCGCCGGCTTCGCGGCCTGGGTGTCGGCGCAGCCGGACGCGAACGTGCTGGCCAAGGTCACGTCCGACACGCCGCTGGCGCAGATGTACACCAGCGGCACGACGGGGCTGCCGAAGGGCGTCGTCCTCGCGCACCGCAGCTTCTTCGCGGTACGCGACGGGCTCGCCTCGGAGAACCTGGACTGGCTCGACCTGCGCGAGAGCGACGTCAGCCTCCTCTGCAACGGCGGCTTCCACATCGGCGGCCTGTCGTGGGCGGCGATGGGTTTCGCCGCGGGCGCCACGAACGTGCTGATGCGCGAGTTCAACACTGCGGGCGCGGTCGGGCTGATCAGATCGCTGCGCGTCACCACCATCCTCGCGGTGCCCTCGATGCTGCGACTGCTGCTCGCGGAGCCCGGCGTCACCAAGGCGGACTTCGCTTCGCTGCGGAAGATCGTCTACGGCAGCGCGCCCATCTCGACGGCGCTGCTGGCCCGCTGCATCGAGGGCTTCGGCTGCGAGTTCGCCCAGATCTACGGCCTGACCGAGACCGGCAACTCCGCCGTCTGCCTGCCCCCGGCCGACCACACCCCGGACGGCGGCAAGATGCAGTCGGCGGGGCTGCCGTACCCGGGCTTCGAGGTCAAGATCGTGGACGACAAGGGCGACCCGCTGCCGGCCGGCGAGGTCGGCGAGGTCTGGCTGCGTTCGCCGGGCGTGATGGTGGAGTACTGGAACCTGCCGGAGGCCACGGCGAAGACGCTCGTCGACGGCTGGGTCGTCACCGGTGACGCCGGCTTGCTGGACGAGGACGGCTACCTGTACATCCGGGACCGGATCAAGGACATGATCATCGTCTCGGGAGAAAATGTCTATCCCGTCGAGGTCGAGAACGTGATCAGCCGGCACCCGCTGGTCGCCGAGTCGGCGGTCGTGGGCGTGCCGGACGAGCGCTGGGGCGAGGCCGTCTACGCGTTCGTGGTGCCGGTGGAGGGGCAGCAGCTCACCGAGCGCGACCTGGCGCTGCACCTGCGCGGCCAGCTCGCCGGCTTCAAGCAGCCGCTGCACTACGAGTTCATCGACCGGGTGCCGCGCAACCCCAGCGGGAAGATCCTGCGGCGCGAGCTGCGGGAAAGGTTCTGGCAGGGGCACGACCGTCGGGTGAGCTGA